The segment AAATCGTCATTTAATTGTTTTGATAATAGATCCAGATAATAATCAAGTTTTTCTATATATCTATCTGGTATTGTAATTAATGAACCAAAATTTTTGGCTTCTACAAAAATTGATAATATTTCTTGTAATTCGCCATCTTCCTCTTTTGATAGCCCTTTTATAAACTCTGTGGAGGTTATAAGATTTTCATCCACTTCCTGTATTTCATAAATATTCAGGTCAAATTTTTGGGATAATACTTTTGAGCCTCCATATTCCCTTGCTTTCATCATCACAGCAAAACAAGCCAGTTGTACCGCTCTTTTGTCTATATCCAGCCCATAAAGATTTTTCTCAACTATATTTCTCACCGCATCAAGATCAGAATACCCCATCTCCCTGTAAATATTCATCAAAATATCAAACACTCTAATCAAAATATGGCCTGATCCACAAGCAGGGTCTATTATCATCAGGTTTTCTGGATTTAAATTTAAATAAAATTTCTTTTCAACATCTACATCAGACTCTACATAGTATTTCATCCTATCTTTCAATATAGATTTTGGATACGACTCCATCCAGATACGTCCAACCGAATTTTGTACCAGATAATCCACAATCCATCTCGGTGTAAAAAGCTGTGTGGCTGCTGGTATATCTTCTTTTTTGTATGCTTTTTTACTTCCTATTACCTGATCTTTTTTTTCAGAGATATAAAATTGATAAATCCAGCCAATAATCTCAACATCTTTCCAAAACTCTGCAGGTAGCCCCTTATCAATATGAGCTATTATTGATTTTGACGATAAAAGCAGATCCGACAGCAACAATTCTGTATAATCATCTATCTCCTCAAAAATAAAGGGCATAGCTTTGTTGAGATTATTACAATGAGCAATCAAGAGCTTTTTGTATAATTTTTCATATTCGTTGTTTAGCCTCAGCTGTATTATTTCATTTTTATCCAGAATACCTGTCAACTCAGGTGAATTTAATACGTCAGGATACCACTTTTCCGATGATGATTTTACAAAGCGATGACTTATATACCCGTTTTCTTCCATAAATTTAAGAGCCACAAACCTGTTAAACCACGTATAAGCCACTTCATCTATTAGATTTAAATAGCTATTCTTACCTTTTTTTACAATCCTCTCAATCTCTTTCCACTGCTTTCTGGGATATACCCTTTCGTTTACAATTACCTCATTTTTGACTTCTCTATATTCTGTAATCCCCTTCTCACTAAAACCCAACAAAGCAGCCTTTACTTTTACCTGCTCTACAAATAATTGTCTTGATCTTACAGCAAACTTTTTGATTTCACCTGTGTCCATGATCAATCCCCTGAAATCTCAATTTTTTCATTGTTTTGCAGCTCTTTATATAGCTTTTCCTTTAATTCGTTTACAAAACTATCAATCTCTTCCTTGCTGCTTATAATTTTTGGATAAATGATTGATGATATCTTAACACGTTTTGGTGTGTTTTTATCTTTTGGTTTATTCTTTATAATCTCTATGATTTTATCAATTTTTTGGGTAAATGTAGAATGTTTTGCTATCACATTTTCAATCTTTAATTCATTTTTTATCTGTTCTATCATTTTATCTAAAGGGTCTAATTTTTCATCGATTTTTTCATTGTTTTCCTTAGAAATTTGTAATGCATATTCATATCTTTTTCTTATCTCATCGATACAGGCTTCTTTTTTTGATTCTAACTTTTTCTTCAATTCGTTGCTGACATTGTCTATTTCATTTGCCAGTGCAATAGTTAGATGAAAAGGTGACTCGCTTTTTATGTATTCATTACATTTGCTTAGGAGATCATTGGCTGTCTTGTGATCGTAGTGCACTATTCCATCTTTATATGTGTTTATAAATTCCCTTATTTCTTTATATCTATCTATTTGATTAGAGAGGAAGTTTTTAACCTTTCCAAGATATTCTATCCATGTGGGTAGATTTTTTTCATTATTTATGATCCCTTTTATTATATCCACTTTATCGCTTTGTTTGGCAATTTTCACCAGCTCCTCTAAATATTCCTCTGCGATCACTTTTGGTATAAAATCAGATGACAAACTACCCAGATTGGCTTTGATGTCTTCGACGAGATCATTGATATATTTTTTAAACTGTTTGAGAAAATCATCTGAATTTTCTTCAGGTATATTATCACTGACTTCCTGAAAAATCTGCTTTGCTTTATTTATTTCATCTTCATTTGCCGTTTGTGGCAATGTAACATAAACTACTGATTGATATGATGATTTAGTTATAAGCTCTTCGAGTTTCGAATGAAATTGGCTGGATATTTTTTCGTTTTGATACAATAGGTGTATCTTCTCATTGGCCACCAGAATTGCAATAACATATTGGATATCCAGCAACTTCCACCCATAGGGTTCTTCTGTGAATCTATCGTATATCTTTTTCAATGTAACATTACCTTCCAAATGACTAATATCACGAATAAAGTTAATTATCTCATTTTCAGCCGAATCATTAGTGGTAATGTCTATGACTATACTTCTTTTTTTATTCAATGCCTCCTTTATTTCACTGGCAGTTTTAATCGAATTTTGAGTAATAAGGTACATTTTATGGTAGATATGCCCTACTATTTCATCCAGCTGATCTCTTAAAACATTTCTAAAGTTTACTGGTTTTAGAAGATTTAGCTTGTTGCCAAGACCAAAGTAGTCAGCATTCTCCAACAAATTTTCGATTATGCTCTTTATCCTTTTTCTCCTCTCGTCATTTTCTTTCTGAGTATCACGAATAATATTTGAAAATGACTCTTTGGTGGAGACTTGATGCTTTCTTATATACTCATCTGTTTGTAAATAAGCTTTCAACTCTCTTTCCAGATCATTACTGCTGTTTAACCTGATGACTATTCTTCTCTGCTGACTTTCCATTGCAAGGTTGGAATCGCTCGTTTCATAATAATGTTGGGTAACAACCTTGATTTCTAATTTACCATTGCCTTTGGAAATATTATCAACTGTTCTTATTAAGTCGTAGTTGTTGTTGTAATGAGTATATTTATGTTTTGTGTCCAAATAAATCTCATTAAAAACTATCTCGTAGATAAAATTTGATCTTGCATCAGAATCTATCGGTATTCTCTTTATCTCTTGCCTTATATCTCTTTCTTCATTTGTCAAGAAATTGTATGTATCGCCACTTTTATTAATAAGTACCTCATGCTCCAATTTTGACAAGCTTTCCTTAATTTTTTCTTTCAATGATTGTTTATCCTGGTCTATTTTTTCCAACATTAAAATTACAATATTATCAATATTTGATTTTATTTGCCCAACATAGCGAATTAAAAATAATAATTTAAGCAGGTTTACATCAAATGAATTTAAGCTACTATTTGTTTCTGCATTTTTGATAGTAAGTAATACGTAGGAATCCATAAAACCTTCAATTGTGTCGTAAAATAGATAAAATGGGGATATGTAGCCTAATTCGGAGTCTTTTATATTTTTGCAGGCTTCCTGAAAAGCATTCAACATACTTCTTTCACCATGTGACAGATGCTTGCCTGCAATCCCCTTGGTACGGATTGCTTCAAAGACTTTTTGTAGCAGCTTAAATTGATAAGGTATAAAAGGGTATGTGTTTATAAAGTCATTTTCATCTTTATATTTCTCAAAAGTAGCAGTATCAGCTGTAAAAGTAAACTGGTTTTTTAGAATACTCGAGTATTTATCGTAGAGTTTTTTTAGTTCTTCCGCTGCTTCCACATTCTTGGCCAGAATCCTCTTTTTAATCACCTCATCAGTGTTTGAGCCGGAAAGTGAAAATCTCTTGAACCTTCCTAAGATTTTTGAAAATTCATTTTTGCTTGTTTTTGGCAAATCTCCGATTATAGACTCCACGTCCTCCTGTGAAGTGACCACCACCCAAACAGAACCCTTACATTTGACCCCCAACTCTTCAACTATAGTTTGAAGATTCAACATCTTATTGGTATCCTGTGCTATAAACTGCCCTACCTCATCCACCATAAATAACAGTCTATAGTTATTAGTTTTTAACTCTTTATTCTTTTGGTCAACATATTCTTTTACCATCTCAGCAAAATCTGAAATGCTTATCGATTTGAAATAATCTTCTGTTTTGTTATAATAATTTTCTGCTTCTTCAATTGTCACATTATTACAATAGGCCAGAGCTTCAAAGATCTTTTTCTCATGTAGAGCAAAATTTTTTCTTTCATCGATCCAGTTAAAACCTGTCAATTCTTTAAACTTATCTTTAAATTTTTCATAACACCCTTTTTTGTCTAAATTTCTTTCTATCTCAGCTATGAAAGGGAATCTGCCGAAATAACCCAATTTGTCGTAAAATACCCTACGAAAAACTTTAGGAATTGATTCTTCACCACCATCAGCAGTATCACTCATGCTATCTATATTAAAAAGTATTACATCTGATGGTGTTTGATATGCCTTCTTTATATTTGCAGATAATAAAGCATCGTCTTTAACTTTTTCTCGTATGATCTCCCCTGCAGTCAAATTATCACCAATAGTGGGATTTTCTATAATATATGCAAGCATTTTTAATAGGTGTGACTTACCAGAACCAAAAAAACCAGAGATCCAGATACCTATTTTATCAGTTTGCATCCCCAAAGTTTCAACATAATGGGTAAAAAAATCGTCAAGATACTTCTTTATTTCTGAAGTTACTATGTATTCTTCCACTTCCGTCTTAATGATGTTTAGATCATCCTGGCCAACCTTTACCACTCCATTAATTGGTCTTTCAATATCTTTTTCAAAAATATTCTTTATGATCATTTTAAACTACCCCCACAGATTTTAAATGCTCTATAAAAAGCTTTACTTTCAAGACTATTAAACAATA is part of the Calditerrivibrio nitroreducens DSM 19672 genome and harbors:
- the pglX gene encoding BREX-1 system adenine-specific DNA-methyltransferase PglX; translated protein: MDTGEIKKFAVRSRQLFVEQVKVKAALLGFSEKGITEYREVKNEVIVNERVYPRKQWKEIERIVKKGKNSYLNLIDEVAYTWFNRFVALKFMEENGYISHRFVKSSSEKWYPDVLNSPELTGILDKNEIIQLRLNNEYEKLYKKLLIAHCNNLNKAMPFIFEEIDDYTELLLSDLLLSSKSIIAHIDKGLPAEFWKDVEIIGWIYQFYISEKKDQVIGSKKAYKKEDIPAATQLFTPRWIVDYLVQNSVGRIWMESYPKSILKDRMKYYVESDVDVEKKFYLNLNPENLMIIDPACGSGHILIRVFDILMNIYREMGYSDLDAVRNIVEKNLYGLDIDKRAVQLACFAVMMKAREYGGSKVLSQKFDLNIYEIQEVDENLITSTEFIKGLSKEEDGELQEILSIFVEAKNFGSLITIPDRYIEKLDYYLDLLSKQLNDDFDLTRKYASKYYQILKIAKILGQKYDAMIANPPYMGNRFHNDILKKFLQNNYPESKSDLFAAFIERGFEFLKDGGFEAMITMQSWMFLSRYEKLRKKILKKYQIVNMVHLGTRAFPEIGGEVVQNTAFVIRNCNPGDILE
- the brxC gene encoding BREX system P-loop protein BrxC is translated as MIIKNIFEKDIERPINGVVKVGQDDLNIIKTEVEEYIVTSEIKKYLDDFFTHYVETLGMQTDKIGIWISGFFGSGKSHLLKMLAYIIENPTIGDNLTAGEIIREKVKDDALLSANIKKAYQTPSDVILFNIDSMSDTADGGEESIPKVFRRVFYDKLGYFGRFPFIAEIERNLDKKGCYEKFKDKFKELTGFNWIDERKNFALHEKKIFEALAYCNNVTIEEAENYYNKTEDYFKSISISDFAEMVKEYVDQKNKELKTNNYRLLFMVDEVGQFIAQDTNKMLNLQTIVEELGVKCKGSVWVVVTSQEDVESIIGDLPKTSKNEFSKILGRFKRFSLSGSNTDEVIKKRILAKNVEAAEELKKLYDKYSSILKNQFTFTADTATFEKYKDENDFINTYPFIPYQFKLLQKVFEAIRTKGIAGKHLSHGERSMLNAFQEACKNIKDSELGYISPFYLFYDTIEGFMDSYVLLTIKNAETNSSLNSFDVNLLKLLFLIRYVGQIKSNIDNIVILMLEKIDQDKQSLKEKIKESLSKLEHEVLINKSGDTYNFLTNEERDIRQEIKRIPIDSDARSNFIYEIVFNEIYLDTKHKYTHYNNNYDLIRTVDNISKGNGKLEIKVVTQHYYETSDSNLAMESQQRRIVIRLNSSNDLERELKAYLQTDEYIRKHQVSTKESFSNIIRDTQKENDERRKRIKSIIENLLENADYFGLGNKLNLLKPVNFRNVLRDQLDEIVGHIYHKMYLITQNSIKTASEIKEALNKKRSIVIDITTNDSAENEIINFIRDISHLEGNVTLKKIYDRFTEEPYGWKLLDIQYVIAILVANEKIHLLYQNEKISSQFHSKLEELITKSSYQSVVYVTLPQTANEDEINKAKQIFQEVSDNIPEENSDDFLKQFKKYINDLVEDIKANLGSLSSDFIPKVIAEEYLEELVKIAKQSDKVDIIKGIINNEKNLPTWIEYLGKVKNFLSNQIDRYKEIREFINTYKDGIVHYDHKTANDLLSKCNEYIKSESPFHLTIALANEIDNVSNELKKKLESKKEACIDEIRKRYEYALQISKENNEKIDEKLDPLDKMIEQIKNELKIENVIAKHSTFTQKIDKIIEIIKNKPKDKNTPKRVKISSIIYPKIISSKEEIDSFVNELKEKLYKELQNNEKIEISGD